A genomic region of Oryza glaberrima chromosome 1, OglaRS2, whole genome shotgun sequence contains the following coding sequences:
- the LOC127770331 gene encoding cytochrome P450 CYP94D108-like, with the protein MPKAPLTHSLSRAMKFSSTSTPLFIILLPFLPLLYFLYLYQDTKKQPAGSNGLKSYPVVGTLPHFAKNRHRFLEWSTDVMKRSPTHTMTFKALGLTGGVITANVANVEHILKTNFSNYPKGELSVSLLEDLLGHGIFNSDGEQWLWQRKAASYEFNQRSLRSFVVDTVRFEVVERLLPLLEWARRDGRTLDVQDVLERFAFDNICHVVFDEDPACLAEDSMVSSQSAEFIRACSDAQNAIIARFMSPVKSLWRVKRLFNLDPERRMRDALTTIHGYADRIVRERRARGEAGLARSDDFLSRFAAGGEHSDESLRDVVTNFLIAGRDSTSSVLTWFFWLVSSRPDVEDKIVHEIRAVRSASSSGGTSSATFSFDELRDMHYLHAAITESMRLYPPVHLDTHSCKEDDFLPDGTFVGKGWLVTYCAYAMGRVEDIWGADCEEFRPERWLDEAGAFRPDSPFKYPIFHAGPRMCLGKEMAYIQMKSIVACVLEQFSLRYAGGDGHPGFVLWSTLRMEGGLPMQVTTRE; encoded by the coding sequence ATGCCAAAAGCTCCTCTCACACACTCACTCTCTCGCGCCATGAAATTCTCCTCGACCTCAACCCCTTTATTCATcatcctcctccctttcctGCCTCTCCTATACTTTCTCTACCTGTACCAGGATACCAAGAAGCAGCCTGCAGGTTCCAATGGACTCAAGTCCTACCCTGTAGTCGGCACGCTGCCGCACTTCGCCAAGAACAGGCACAGGTTTCTCGAGTGGTCGACCGACGTAATGAAGCGCAGCCCCACGCACACCATGACGTTCAAGGCGCTTGGCCTCACAGGCGGCGTCATCACAGCCAACGTGGCCAACGTCGAGCACATACTAAAGACTAACTTTAGTAACTACCCGAAAGGCGAGCTCTCCGTGTCCTTGCTCGAGGACTTGCTTGGCCACGGCATCTTCAATTCCGACGGCGAGCAGTGGCTGTGGCAGCGGAAGGCCGCAAGCTACGAGTTCAACCAGCGCTCGCTGAGGAGCTTCGTGGTGGACACCGTCCGGTTCGAGGTCGTCGAgaggctgctgccgctgctggagtgggcgcggcgcgacggccgGACGCTGGACGTGCAGGATGTGCTCGAGCGCTTCGCGTTCGACAACATCTGCCATGTGGTGTTCGACGAGGACCCGGCGTGCCTCGCCGAGGACAGCATGGTCTCGTCCCAGAGCGCGGAGTTCATACGCGCGTGCAGCGACGCCCAGAACGCCATCATTGCCCGGTTCATGTCGCCGGTGAAGTCGCTATGGCGCGTCAAGAGGCTGTTCAACTTGGACCCGGAGAGGCGGATGCGAGATGCGCTCACCACGATTCACGGTTACGCCGACCGGATCGTACGGGAGCGCAGGGCGAGAGGGGAGGCCGGGCTGGCGCGCAGCGATGACTTCCTGTCGCGCTTCGCCGCGGGCGGTGAGCACAGCGACGAGAGCCTCCGCGACGTGGTGACCAACTTCCTCATCGCCGGGCGCGACTCGACGTCGTCGGTGCTGACCTGGTTCTTCTGGCTGGTGTCCAGCCGGCCCGACGTGGAGGACAAGATCGTGCACGAGATCCGCGCGGTGCGGAGCGCGtcgagcagcggcggcacaAGCAGCGCGACATTCAGCTTCGACGAGCTGCGCGACATGCACTACCTCCACGCGGCCATCACCGAGTCCATGCGGCTGTACCCACCCGTGCACCTGGACACGCACAGCTGCAAGGAGGACGACTTCCTGCCGGACGGCACGTTCGTGGGGAAAGGGTGGCTGGTGACCTATTGCGCGTACGCCATGGGACGTGTGGAGGACATCTGGGGCGCGGACTGCGAGGAGTTCAGGCCGGAGCGGTGGCTGGACGAGGCGGGCGCGTTCCGGCCGGACAGCCCGTTCAAGTACCCCATCTTCCACGCCGGACCAAGGATGTGTCTCGGCAAGGAGATGGCATACATACAGATGAAGTCCATCGTGGCGTGCGTGCTCGAGCAGTTCAGCCTCCGGTACGCCGGTGGCGACGGACACCCAGGGTTCGTGCTCTGGTCGACTCTGCGAATGGAAGGAGGCCTGCCGATGCAAGTGACCACCAGGGAGTAA
- the LOC127760092 gene encoding cytochrome P450 CYP94D108-like — protein sequence MELSPISAYLLLILILLAFLPLLYLLYMHQDPKKKPRIHGLKSYPVVGTLPHIIKNKHRFLKWSTSIMKCSPTNTMSYKALGLTGGVITANPANVEHILKTNFDNYPKGKLTVSMLEDFLGHGIFNSDGEQWLWQRKAASYEFNKRSLRNFVVDTVRFEIVKRLLPLLEQAGLDGRTLDLQDVLERFAFDNICRVAFGEDPACLTKERMAAPQSAEFMRAFNDAQNAILARFNSPAKSLWRVKKLFNMEPERRMREALATIHGFAERIVRERRERGEAGLARGDDFLSRFAASGEHSDESLRDVVTNFVLAGRDTTSSALTWFFWIVSGRPDVEDRVVREIRAVRASSGSTDATFSFDELREMHYLHAAITESMRLYPPVAIDTHSCKEDDFLPDGMFVGKGWLVMYSAYAMGRMEDIWGADCEEYRPERWLDEAGAFRPVSTFKYPVFNAGPRICIGKEMAYIQMKSIVACVLEKFSLRYASDANERPRSVLSLTLRMKWGLPMKVTIRK from the coding sequence ATGGAACTCTCCCCAATCTCAGCTTATCTCTTGCTCATCCTGATCCTGCTCGCTTTTCTACCCCTCCTCTACCTCCTCTACATGCACCAGGATCCCAAGAAGAAGCCTCGCATTCATGGACTCAAGTCCTACCCTGTGGTCGGCACGCTGCCGCACATCATCAAGAACAAGCACCGGTTCCTTAAGTGGTCGACCAGCATCATGAAGTGCAGCCCCACGAACACCATGTCGTACAAGGCGCTCGGCCTCACCGGTGGCGTCATCACCGCCAACCCGGCCAACGTCGAGCATATTCTCAAGACTAACTTTGACAACTACCCCAAGGGCAAGCTCACCGTGTCCATGCTCGAGGACTTTCTTGGCCACGGCATCTTCAATTCCGACGGCGAGCAGTGGCTATGGCAGCGGAAGGCCGCCAGCTACGAGTTCAACAAGCGCTCGCTGAGGAACTTCGTGGTCGACACCGTCCGGTTCGAGATCGTCAAGAGGCTGCTTCCGTTGCTGGAGCAGGCGGGGCTCGATGGACGGACTCTGGACTTGCAAGATGTGCTCGAGCGATTCGCGTTCGACAACATCTGCCGCGTGGCCTTCGGTGAGGACCCGGCGTGCCTCACCAAGGAGAGGATGGCCGCGCCCCAGAGCGCGGAGTTCATGCGCGCGTTCAACGACGCGCAGAACGCCATCTTGGCCCGGTTCAACTCGCCGGCCAAATCGCTGTGGCGCGTCAAGAAGCTCTTCAACATGGAGCCCGAGAGGCGGATGCGAGAGGCGCTCGCCACGATCCACGGCTTCGCTGAGCGGATCGTCCGGGAGCgcagggagagaggggaggccgggCTGGCGCGCGGTGACGACTTCCTGTCGCGGTTCGCCGCGAGCGGCGAGCACAGCGACGAGAGTCTCCGCGACGTGGTCACCAACTtcgtcctcgccggccgcgACACGACGTCGTCGGCGCTGACCTGGTTCTTCTGGATTGTCTCCGGCCGGCCGGACGTCGAGGACAGGGTCGTGCGCGAGATCCGCGCGGTGCGCGCGTCGAGCGGGAGCACGGACGCGACGTTCAGCTTCGACGAGCTGCGCGAGATGCACTACCTCCATGCCGCCATCACCGAGTCCATGAGGCTATACCCACCCGTGGCCATCGACACGCACAGCTGCAAGGAGGACGACTTCCTGCCGGACGGCATGTTCGTGGGGAAAGGGTGGCTAGTGATGTACAGCGCGTATGCCATGGGGCGTATGGAGGACATCTGGGGCGCGGACTGCGAGGAGTACAGGCCGGAACGGTGGCTGGACGAGGCGGGCGCGTTCCGGCCGGTGAGCACGTTCAAGTACCCGGTGTTCAACGCCGGGCCTCGGATCTGCATCGGCAAGGAGATGGCCTACATACAAATGAAGTCAATCGTCGCTTGTGTGCTCGAGAAGTTCAGTCTCCGGTACGCCAGCGACGCCAACGAGCGCCCTCGGTCCGTGCTCTCGCTGACGCTGCGTATGAAGTGGGGCTTGCCGATGAAAGTGACCATCAGGAAGTAA
- the LOC127755694 gene encoding cytochrome P450 CYP94D108-like: MELSSISASLLILPLLPLLYFLYMHQDPKKQPRAHGLKSYPVVGTLPHFVKHKNHILEWSAGVLKRSPTHTMSFKALGLTGGVFTANPANVEHMLKTNFGNYVKGEAIITMLEDFLGRGIFNSDGEKWLWQRKAASYEFSKRTLRNFVVDTVQFEVIERLLPLLERAGRDGRTLDVQSVLERFAFDNICRVVFDEDPACLAKDSVASPHIAEFMGACNDAQNAILARFNSPIKSLWRVKRLFNIESERRLREALATIHAYTDRIIRERRERGEARGDDFLSRFAAGDKHSDESLHDVITNLVLAGRETTASALTWFFWLVSGRPDVEDNIVREIRAVRRASSSNGVTSGAAFSPHELRDMHYLHAAITESMRLYPPVSLDTYVCKEENFLPDGTFVGKGWQVTYCAYAMARVEDIWGTDCEEFRPERWLDEAGVFRPESSFKYPVFHGGPRMCLGKEIAYIQMKSIVSCVFDRFTLRYTGGEGHPGLVTSLALRMEGGLPMQVLLTNRGQAVSC; encoded by the coding sequence ATGGAACTCTCCTCAATCTCAGCTTCTCTCCTCATCCTCCCTCTTCTACCGCTTCTCTACTTCCTCTACATGCACCAGGACCCCAAGAAGCAGCCTCGTGCCCATGGACTCAAGTCCTACCCTGTCGTTGGCACTCTGCCGCACTTCGTCAAGCACAAGAATCACATCCTCGAGTGGTCGGCCGGCGTCCTAAAGCGCAGCCCCACGCACACCATGTCGTTCAAGGCGCTTGGCCTCACCGGCGGCGTCTTTACGGCCAACCCGGCCAACGTCGAACACATGCTCAAGACTAACTTTGGTAACTATGTCAAGGGTGAGGCCATCATCACCATGCTCGAGGACTTCCTTGGCCGCGGCATCTTCAACTCCGACGGCGAGAAGTGGCTGTGGCAACGGAAGGCCGCCAGCTACGAGTTCAGCAAGCGCACGCTGAGGAACTTCGTGGTGGACACCGTTCAGTTCGAGGTCATCGAGAGGCTTCTGCCGCTGCTGGAGCGAGCGGGACGCGACGGCCGGACGCTGGACGTGCAGAGCGTGCTCGAGCGCTTCGCGTTCGACAACATCTGCCGTGTGGTGTTCGACGAGGACCCGGCGTGCCTGGCCAAGGACAGCGTGGCCTCGCCCCACATCGCGGAGTTCATGGGCGCGTGCAACGACGCGCAGAACGCCATCTTGGCCCGGTTCAATTCGCCGATCAAGTCACTGTGGCGAGTCAAGAGGCTATTCAACATAGAGTCGGAAAGGCGGTTGCGGGAGGCGCTCGCCACGATCCATGCGTACACCGACCGGATCATCCGGGAGCgcagggagagaggggaggcacGCGGTGACGACTTCCTGTCGCGCTTTGCCGCGGGCGACAAGCACAGCGACGAAAGCCTCCACGACGTGATCACCAACCTCGTCCTCGCCGGGCGCGAGACAACGGCGTCGGCGCTAACCTGGTTTTTCTGGTTGGTATCCGGCCGTCCCGATGTTGAGGACAATATAGTGCGCGAGATCCGCGCGGTGCGGCGTGCGTCCTCGAGCAACGGGGTCACAAGCGGCGCGGCGTTCAGCCCCCATGAGCTGCGCGACATGCACTACCTGCACGCGGCCATCACCGAGTCCATGCGGCTTTACCCGCCGGTGTCCCTCGACACGTACGTCTGCAAGGAGGAAAACTTCCTTCCCGACGGCACGTTCGTCGGGAAAGGATGGCAGGTGACGTACTGCGCGTACGCCATGGCGAGGGTGGAGGACATCTGGGGCACGGACTGCGAGGAGTTCAGGCCGGAGCGGTGGCTGGACGAGGCGGGCGTGTTCCGGCCGGAGAGCTCGTTCAAGTACCCGGTGTTCCACGGCGGGCCGAGGATGTGCCTCGGCAAGGAGATAGCCTACATACAGATGAAGTCCATCGTGTCGTGCGTGTTCGACAGGTTCACACTCCGGtacaccggcggcgaggggcatCCGGGGCTCGTCACCTCGCTGGCGCTGCGCATGGAGGGTGGCTTGCCGATGCAAGTACTCCTAACCAATAGGGGGCAAGCAGTGTCGTGCTAG